Proteins encoded in a region of the Mycolicibacterium neoaurum genome:
- a CDS encoding tyrosine-protein phosphatase: MELTGAWNFRDVAESAGIRPGLLFRSSELSKLTDEGRSTLLTLGINDVADLRSRRELERRGAGQVPAGVALHHLPFHFEDDSAQDAPHEATFQRVMSESPEGEDVAEAAKRYMTEVYEEFPALTGAQVAVRQVISLLADGRPVIAHCFAGKDRTGFTVATVLEAVGVPRDAIMTDFLRSNDAIDPLRDSIMESVKARAGEDPAALTFIEARLTDAVLGVREEYLEAAHRARDERYGSVSGFLRSAGITDDELARLRARLTN, from the coding sequence GTGGAACTGACTGGAGCCTGGAACTTTCGCGATGTAGCCGAGTCCGCCGGCATCCGGCCAGGACTGCTGTTCCGGTCCAGCGAGTTGAGCAAGCTCACCGACGAGGGTCGGTCCACGCTGCTGACGCTCGGCATCAACGATGTCGCCGATCTGCGGTCACGCCGTGAGCTCGAGCGGCGCGGTGCCGGTCAGGTGCCCGCCGGTGTCGCGCTTCATCACCTGCCGTTCCACTTCGAGGATGACTCCGCCCAGGATGCCCCGCACGAGGCGACCTTCCAGCGGGTGATGTCCGAATCCCCCGAGGGCGAGGACGTGGCCGAGGCGGCCAAGCGTTATATGACCGAAGTGTACGAGGAGTTTCCCGCGCTGACCGGTGCGCAGGTGGCGGTGCGGCAGGTCATTTCGTTGCTGGCCGACGGCCGTCCCGTCATCGCGCACTGCTTCGCCGGCAAGGATCGGACCGGCTTCACGGTGGCCACCGTGCTGGAGGCCGTCGGGGTACCGCGCGATGCGATCATGACCGACTTCCTGCGCAGTAACGACGCGATCGACCCCTTGCGGGACAGCATCATGGAATCGGTGAAGGCCCGTGCCGGCGAGGACCCGGCGGCGCTCACCTTCATCGAGGCGCGGCTCACCGACGCGGTGCTCGGCGTGCGCGAGGAGTACCTGGAGGCCGCGCATCGGGCGCGTGACGAACGCTACGGATCGGTATCGGGCTTCCTGCGGTCCGCGGGAATCACCGATGACGAGCTCGCCCGGTTGCGGGCTCGGCTGACTAACTGA
- a CDS encoding pirin family protein, whose amino-acid sequence MPAISADTLTLPRIAGPTPAETDRPVRSLTTGPRGYEGEGFPVVRAFAGVSAADLDPFVHMDQMGEVAYQPGEPRGTDWHPHRGFETVTYMLDGRFAHQDSHGGGGLITDGATQWMTAGAGILHIETPPAELVESGGLFHGVQLWVNLPRKDKFAAPRYQSIEGGTVGLLSSEDGGALVRVIAGEIAGHRGPGSTHTPITLTHSTIEPGARLSLPWNRSYNALVYILSGRGTVGPVGHPIQQGQLAVLGPGDRIVITADEGQDAHRPALEALVLGGQPIREPVVQYGPFVMNTRAEVLQALDDFNAGRFGSLPPDALMPHRVG is encoded by the coding sequence ATGCCTGCCATCTCTGCTGACACCCTGACGCTGCCCCGCATCGCAGGGCCGACTCCCGCCGAGACCGACCGGCCGGTCCGGTCGTTGACGACCGGCCCCCGCGGATACGAAGGGGAAGGCTTCCCCGTGGTGCGTGCCTTCGCCGGCGTCAGTGCCGCGGATCTGGATCCTTTCGTGCACATGGACCAGATGGGTGAGGTCGCGTACCAGCCCGGTGAGCCGCGGGGTACCGACTGGCACCCCCACCGCGGCTTCGAGACCGTCACCTACATGCTCGACGGCCGTTTCGCGCACCAGGATTCGCACGGCGGCGGCGGTCTCATCACCGACGGTGCCACCCAGTGGATGACGGCGGGTGCGGGAATTCTGCACATCGAGACACCTCCGGCCGAGCTGGTCGAGAGTGGCGGACTCTTCCACGGTGTGCAGTTGTGGGTGAACCTGCCACGCAAGGACAAGTTCGCTGCCCCGCGCTACCAGTCGATCGAGGGTGGCACGGTGGGGCTGTTGTCCTCCGAGGACGGGGGCGCGTTGGTCCGGGTGATTGCCGGGGAGATCGCCGGACACCGCGGTCCCGGAAGCACCCATACGCCGATCACCTTGACGCACAGCACCATCGAGCCCGGCGCACGGTTGAGCCTGCCGTGGAACCGAAGCTACAACGCCCTGGTCTACATCCTGTCCGGGCGCGGCACCGTGGGCCCGGTCGGTCACCCGATCCAGCAGGGTCAGCTGGCCGTCCTGGGGCCCGGTGACCGCATCGTCATCACCGCGGACGAGGGCCAGGACGCTCATCGCCCCGCCCTGGAGGCACTGGTGCTCGGTGGCCAACCGATTCGTGAACCGGTGGTCCAGTACGGACCGTTCGTGATGAACACCCGCGCCGAGGTCCTGCAGGCGCTCGATGATTTCAACGCAGGCCGGTTCGGCTCCCTGCCGCCCGATGCGCTGATGCCCCACCGAGTCGGCTGA
- a CDS encoding haloacid dehalogenase type II — MHGLRALAFDVFGTVVDWRSSIIAELQSFGARHGLQRDWPSFADAWRAGYAPAMDRVRRGELPWTRIDDLHRAILVDLLGDSAVADADVDELNRAWHRLVPWPDSVAGLQRLKQSFVITTLSNGNISLLTNMAKSAGLPWDCVISAELFGHYKPDPGAYLGCARLLDVAPHELMLVACHPSDLRAARDSGLRTGYVMRPLEQGSGRPLPEVADGEFDVIAHDFIDLAHRLGV; from the coding sequence GTGCACGGCCTGCGCGCACTGGCGTTCGACGTCTTCGGAACGGTGGTGGACTGGCGGTCCAGCATCATCGCCGAGCTGCAGTCCTTCGGAGCCCGACATGGGCTGCAACGGGACTGGCCGTCGTTCGCCGATGCGTGGCGGGCAGGTTACGCCCCGGCGATGGATCGGGTGCGCCGCGGCGAGCTGCCGTGGACCCGCATCGACGACCTGCACCGCGCGATCCTCGTCGATCTGCTCGGTGATTCCGCGGTGGCCGACGCCGATGTCGACGAGCTGAATCGGGCCTGGCATCGGCTGGTCCCGTGGCCGGATTCGGTGGCGGGATTGCAGCGTCTCAAACAGTCCTTCGTGATCACCACGCTGTCGAACGGCAACATCTCGCTGCTGACGAATATGGCCAAGAGCGCCGGGTTGCCGTGGGATTGCGTGATCTCCGCCGAGCTGTTCGGCCACTACAAGCCGGATCCCGGGGCGTATCTCGGCTGCGCGCGGCTGCTCGATGTGGCCCCGCACGAGCTGATGCTGGTGGCCTGCCATCCCAGTGACCTGCGCGCGGCACGGGACAGTGGCCTGCGAACGGGTTACGTCATGCGACCGCTGGAACAGGGATCCGGCCGCCCCCTGCCCGAGGTCGCCGATGGTGAATTCGACGTCATCGCTCACGATTTCATCGACCTCGCCCACCGGTTGGGTGTCTGA
- a CDS encoding acyl-CoA dehydrogenase family protein, producing MDFAMSAKAADYHKRLSDFMVENVFPAEESYHAYREEKGPKDHTVPPVVEELKTKAKAAGLWNLFLPSESGLTNLEYSPLAELSGWSMEIAPEVLNCAAPDTGNMETLHLFANEAQRAQWLEPLLNGEIRSAFAMTEPAVASSDARNIETTILRDGGDYVINGRKWWITGASDPRCKLLITMGRTNPDAAAHQQQSMILVPIDTPGVTILRSLPVFGWQDQHGHCEIVFDNVRVPAENLLHEEGSGFAIAQARLGPGRIHHCMRALGAAERALALMIDRVQTRIAFGKPLAEQGVVRESIAKSRNEIDQARLLCEKAAWTIDKEGNKAAHVLVSQIKSVAPQVACDVLDRAIQVHGGAGVSDDFPLARLYGWHRAMRLFDGPDEVHMRTIARAELGKEKSAFAAAACSPSNTL from the coding sequence ATGGACTTCGCGATGTCGGCCAAAGCCGCTGATTACCACAAGCGCCTCTCCGACTTCATGGTCGAGAATGTCTTCCCCGCCGAGGAGTCCTACCACGCCTACCGCGAGGAGAAGGGTCCCAAGGACCACACCGTGCCCCCGGTGGTCGAAGAGCTCAAAACCAAGGCGAAGGCCGCCGGGCTGTGGAACCTGTTCCTACCCTCGGAGTCCGGGCTGACCAATCTCGAGTACTCACCGCTTGCCGAGCTGTCCGGCTGGAGCATGGAGATCGCCCCCGAGGTGCTCAACTGCGCCGCACCGGACACCGGCAACATGGAGACGCTGCACCTGTTCGCCAACGAGGCGCAGCGCGCGCAGTGGCTCGAGCCCCTGCTCAACGGTGAGATCCGGTCCGCGTTCGCGATGACGGAGCCCGCCGTCGCCTCCAGCGATGCCCGCAACATCGAGACCACCATCCTGCGCGACGGCGGCGATTACGTCATCAACGGCCGGAAGTGGTGGATCACCGGGGCCTCGGACCCGCGTTGCAAGCTGCTCATCACCATGGGTCGCACCAATCCCGATGCGGCCGCACACCAGCAGCAGTCGATGATCCTGGTTCCCATCGACACCCCGGGAGTCACCATCCTCCGCTCGTTGCCGGTCTTCGGTTGGCAGGACCAGCACGGACACTGCGAGATCGTGTTCGACAACGTCCGGGTTCCCGCCGAGAACCTGCTGCACGAGGAAGGCAGCGGGTTCGCCATCGCTCAGGCCCGGCTGGGCCCGGGTCGCATCCACCACTGCATGCGCGCCCTCGGCGCGGCCGAGCGGGCACTGGCTCTGATGATCGACCGCGTGCAGACGCGCATCGCGTTCGGCAAGCCGCTTGCCGAGCAGGGTGTGGTGCGTGAGTCCATCGCCAAGTCTCGCAACGAGATCGACCAGGCCAGGCTGCTGTGCGAAAAGGCCGCCTGGACGATCGACAAGGAGGGCAACAAGGCCGCCCACGTCCTGGTGTCGCAGATCAAGTCGGTGGCGCCGCAGGTCGCCTGCGATGTGCTCGACCGCGCCATCCAGGTGCACGGCGGCGCCGGGGTGTCCGATGACTTCCCGCTGGCCCGCCTCTACGGCTGGCACCGCGCGATGCGACTCTTCGACGGCCCCGACGAGGTGCACATGCGGACGATTGCGCGCGCCGAACTCGGCAAGGAGAAGTCGGCGTTCGCTGCGGCGGCCTGCAGCCCGTCGAACACGCTGTGA
- a CDS encoding aldehyde dehydrogenase family protein — MTTHADAPSTPLASDIPAIVARLRATYATGRTRDLEWRRRQLRALESLVVDNEEAIAAALKADLGRQPFEAWLADVASTAAEAADAAKNVGKWAKRRYRLLELSQLPGMGWVEYEPYGVVLVIGAWNFPFALTLGPAVGALAAGNTVVLKPSELAPASSALMAELVPRYLDQDAVAVIEGDGMVSQELIDQGFDKICFTGGTEIGRKVYQAAAAHLTPVTLELGGKSPVIVAADADIDVAAQRIAWTKLINSGQICIAPDYVLADASIRDELVTKIKAAVQTFEAEATGGKRIVNRRHFDRLAAAVAATKGDVVIGGGSNPDALELDATVVVDPSLSEPLMTDEIFGPVLPIVTVQNLDEAIEFVNARPKPLAAYLFTKAKAVRERVIREVSSGGMVVNHLIFHFATTKLPFGGVGPSGTGAYHGRYGFEEFSHRKSVLTKPTRPDLGKLIYPPYTDKAWKLARKLF; from the coding sequence ATGACCACCCATGCCGATGCGCCATCGACACCCCTCGCCAGCGACATCCCGGCGATCGTCGCACGACTGCGTGCCACCTATGCCACGGGCCGCACCCGTGACCTGGAGTGGCGGCGCAGGCAGTTGCGCGCACTGGAGAGTCTGGTAGTCGACAACGAGGAGGCCATCGCCGCGGCGCTGAAGGCAGACCTCGGCCGGCAGCCGTTCGAGGCATGGCTGGCCGATGTCGCCAGCACCGCCGCCGAGGCCGCGGATGCGGCCAAGAACGTCGGGAAGTGGGCCAAGCGCCGCTATCGGTTGTTGGAACTGTCCCAGCTGCCCGGTATGGGGTGGGTCGAGTACGAGCCCTACGGCGTCGTGCTGGTCATCGGTGCGTGGAACTTCCCGTTCGCGCTCACCCTCGGACCCGCCGTCGGCGCGCTGGCCGCCGGTAACACCGTCGTGCTCAAGCCCTCGGAGTTGGCGCCGGCGTCCTCGGCGCTGATGGCCGAACTGGTGCCCCGCTACCTCGACCAGGATGCGGTGGCGGTCATCGAGGGTGACGGCATGGTCAGCCAGGAACTGATCGACCAGGGTTTCGACAAGATCTGCTTCACCGGCGGTACCGAGATCGGTCGCAAGGTTTACCAGGCTGCCGCGGCCCACCTGACTCCGGTGACCCTCGAACTCGGCGGTAAGAGCCCGGTGATCGTCGCCGCCGACGCCGATATCGATGTCGCGGCTCAGCGCATCGCCTGGACCAAACTGATCAACTCGGGTCAGATCTGCATCGCGCCGGACTATGTGCTCGCCGATGCCTCCATCCGCGACGAACTGGTCACCAAGATCAAGGCCGCCGTACAGACCTTCGAAGCCGAGGCGACCGGAGGCAAGCGCATCGTCAACCGGCGGCACTTCGACCGGCTGGCCGCTGCGGTGGCCGCGACCAAGGGCGACGTCGTCATCGGCGGCGGGTCGAATCCGGACGCCCTCGAGCTCGACGCGACCGTCGTCGTCGATCCGTCGTTGTCCGAACCGCTGATGACCGATGAGATCTTCGGTCCGGTACTGCCCATCGTCACGGTCCAGAATCTCGACGAGGCAATCGAATTCGTCAACGCGCGACCGAAGCCGCTGGCCGCCTATCTGTTCACCAAGGCCAAGGCGGTCCGTGAGCGCGTCATCCGCGAGGTGTCCTCCGGCGGCATGGTGGTCAACCACCTGATCTTCCATTTCGCCACCACCAAGTTGCCCTTCGGTGGTGTCGGTCCGTCCGGCACCGGCGCTTACCACGGCCGTTATGGCTTCGAGGAGTTCAGCCACCGAAAGTCGGTGCTCACCAAGCCCACCCGGCCGGATCTGGGCAAGCTCATCTACCCGCCGTACACCGACAAGGCGTGGAAGCTGGCCCGCAAGCTCTTCTGA
- a CDS encoding TetR/AcrR family transcriptional regulator codes for MPHTASRGPGRPPAAKAAETRERILQAAREVFSELGYDAATFQAIAVRSDLTRPAINHYFPSKRALYREVVEHTNAVVVQTGIERARSETTLLGRLSKFFAIAVQADSKDRSAAAFLVTSVLEAQRHPELSQDGSDPLASSREFVRWAVGAAVDSGELTDDVDIETVVEMLVAVTWGMGFYSGYVGTHDRSEAVIAQLELLLANKLFRPVR; via the coding sequence GTGCCGCATACAGCCAGCAGGGGTCCGGGTCGTCCGCCGGCGGCAAAAGCCGCCGAGACCCGCGAGCGAATCCTGCAGGCCGCGCGCGAAGTCTTCAGCGAACTCGGTTACGACGCAGCGACATTCCAGGCGATCGCGGTCCGGTCTGATCTGACGCGGCCGGCCATCAATCACTACTTCCCGAGCAAGCGTGCGCTCTACCGTGAGGTGGTCGAGCACACCAATGCCGTCGTGGTGCAGACCGGGATCGAGCGGGCCCGTTCCGAGACGACGCTGCTGGGCCGATTGTCGAAGTTCTTCGCGATCGCGGTGCAGGCCGACAGCAAGGATCGCTCGGCGGCCGCCTTCCTGGTGACCTCGGTGCTGGAAGCGCAGCGCCACCCCGAACTCAGCCAGGACGGCTCCGACCCACTGGCCAGCTCGCGGGAATTCGTCCGGTGGGCCGTGGGCGCGGCGGTCGACAGCGGCGAGCTAACCGATGATGTCGATATCGAGACGGTCGTCGAGATGCTCGTCGCGGTGACGTGGGGGATGGGTTTCTACTCCGGATATGTCGGGACCCATGACCGATCCGAGGCGGTGATCGCCCAGTTGGAACTGCTGCTGGCAAACAAGTTGTTTCGTCCGGTTCGATAA
- a CDS encoding DUF456 domain-containing protein, giving the protein MGTLGIVAVALAIAVGLVGIIVPILPGGLLVLGAIGVWAYVEGTTNSWVTFGVAATLFVVSEIVKYTWPVQRMRRAEVRTSVLVVGGAAGVVGFFVIPVIGLLIGFVLGVYLAELATRRDPTRAWASTVHALKGVALSVGVELTGALLATICWVVGVLVS; this is encoded by the coding sequence GTGGGGACGCTCGGCATCGTCGCCGTCGCATTGGCGATCGCCGTCGGTCTGGTGGGCATCATCGTGCCGATCCTCCCGGGTGGGCTGCTGGTCCTCGGTGCGATCGGCGTGTGGGCCTATGTCGAGGGCACGACGAACTCGTGGGTGACCTTCGGCGTCGCCGCGACACTGTTCGTGGTCTCCGAGATCGTCAAGTACACCTGGCCGGTGCAGCGCATGCGCCGGGCCGAGGTGCGTACCTCGGTGTTGGTGGTCGGAGGTGCGGCCGGCGTCGTCGGTTTCTTCGTCATCCCCGTGATAGGACTGCTGATCGGGTTCGTGCTCGGGGTCTATCTCGCCGAGCTGGCGACCCGCCGCGACCCGACCCGTGCCTGGGCCTCGACGGTGCACGCGCTCAAGGGCGTCGCGCTCTCGGTCGGTGTGGAGCTCACCGGCGCACTGCTCGCGACGATCTGCTGGGTGGTCGGAGTGCTGGTCAGTTAG
- a CDS encoding class I SAM-dependent methyltransferase, translated as MSSLRSHDDTWDIDTSVGTTAVMVAAARAAETAAADPLISDPYARILVDGAGGGPWSMMLDSDFAARAEEIDPEAAVLFTHMGNYQAVRTRFFDDYFAEAGLRQVVILASGLDSRAFRLSWPAGTTVFEIDQPKVLEYKRQVLAEHGVQPTATRVEVAIDLRQDWPTALRAAGFDDAVPTAWLAEGLLMYLPGDAQDRLFEQITELSAPGSRIAAETAPVQAEERRAQMKERFDRIKEKFGLADGVDIGELMYNDPDRSNLAPWLAGHGWESSAVNAADEMRRLKRWALPEGPEVPDDDAFSQFVTATKL; from the coding sequence ATGAGTTCACTGCGCTCCCACGACGACACCTGGGATATCGACACCAGCGTCGGGACCACGGCCGTCATGGTGGCGGCCGCCCGCGCCGCCGAGACGGCGGCTGCCGATCCACTGATCTCCGATCCGTACGCGCGCATCCTGGTCGACGGCGCCGGCGGCGGACCGTGGAGCATGATGCTCGACAGCGACTTCGCCGCCCGTGCCGAGGAGATCGACCCCGAGGCGGCGGTCCTGTTCACCCATATGGGCAACTACCAGGCCGTCCGTACCCGGTTCTTCGATGACTACTTCGCCGAGGCCGGACTGCGGCAGGTGGTCATCCTGGCCTCGGGCCTGGACTCCCGTGCGTTCCGGCTCAGCTGGCCGGCGGGCACCACGGTCTTCGAGATCGACCAGCCCAAGGTTCTGGAATACAAGCGACAGGTGCTCGCCGAGCATGGCGTCCAGCCGACGGCGACCCGCGTGGAGGTCGCGATCGATCTGCGTCAGGACTGGCCGACGGCGCTGCGAGCCGCCGGTTTTGACGATGCCGTGCCGACGGCGTGGTTGGCCGAGGGGCTGCTGATGTATCTGCCCGGTGACGCGCAGGACCGCCTCTTCGAGCAGATCACCGAGCTCAGCGCGCCCGGTAGCAGGATTGCCGCCGAGACGGCGCCCGTACAGGCCGAAGAACGTCGGGCCCAGATGAAGGAACGCTTCGACCGCATCAAGGAGAAGTTCGGTCTCGCCGACGGCGTCGATATCGGCGAGCTGATGTACAACGACCCCGACCGGTCGAATCTGGCGCCGTGGTTGGCCGGACACGGCTGGGAGAGCTCCGCGGTCAACGCGGCCGATGAGATGCGCAGGCTGAAACGGTGGGCACTTCCGGAGGGGCCAGAGGTTCCCGACGATGATGCGTTCTCGCAGTTCGTCACGGCGACGAAGCTCTGA
- a CDS encoding SDR family oxidoreductase yields MPGVQDRVVVVTGAGGGLGREYALTLAREGASVVVNDLGGSRDGTGAGHNMADQVVEEIKAAGGRAVANYDSVAEPEGAENIIKTAIDEFGKVDGVVSNAGILRDGTFHKMTFEAWDAVLKVHLYGGYNVIRAAWPHFREQSFGRVVVATSTSGLFGNFGQANYGAAKLGLVGLINTLAQEGAKYNIKTNAVAPIAATRMTQDILPPEVFEKLTPEYVAPVVAYLMTEELPDTDSIFIVGGGKVQRTALFQNEGITFGEVPSVDDVAAKWGEITDLSAAQQASFKLG; encoded by the coding sequence ATGCCCGGAGTGCAGGATCGTGTTGTCGTCGTCACCGGAGCCGGCGGCGGTCTCGGTCGCGAGTACGCCCTGACGCTGGCCCGCGAGGGTGCCAGCGTGGTCGTCAACGACCTCGGTGGTTCCCGTGACGGAACCGGTGCCGGCCACAACATGGCCGACCAGGTGGTCGAGGAGATCAAAGCGGCCGGCGGCCGTGCGGTCGCGAACTACGACAGCGTCGCCGAGCCCGAGGGCGCCGAGAACATCATCAAGACCGCCATCGACGAGTTCGGCAAGGTCGACGGTGTGGTCAGCAATGCCGGCATCCTGCGTGACGGCACCTTCCACAAGATGACGTTCGAGGCCTGGGACGCCGTGCTCAAGGTGCATCTCTACGGTGGCTACAACGTCATCCGCGCCGCGTGGCCGCATTTCCGTGAGCAGAGCTTCGGCCGAGTCGTGGTGGCGACCTCCACCAGCGGCCTGTTCGGCAATTTCGGGCAGGCCAACTACGGCGCGGCCAAGCTCGGCCTGGTCGGCCTCATCAACACGCTGGCTCAAGAGGGTGCCAAGTACAACATCAAGACCAATGCCGTCGCGCCGATCGCGGCAACCCGGATGACGCAGGACATCCTGCCGCCGGAGGTCTTCGAGAAGCTCACTCCCGAGTACGTCGCACCCGTGGTCGCCTACCTGATGACCGAGGAACTTCCCGATACCGATTCGATCTTCATCGTCGGCGGCGGCAAGGTGCAGCGCACCGCACTGTTCCAGAACGAGGGCATCACCTTCGGTGAGGTTCCTTCGGTCGACGATGTGGCCGCCAAGTGGGGCGAGATCACCGATCTGTCGGCTGCCCAGCAGGCCAGCTTCAAGCTCGGATGA
- a CDS encoding NADPH:quinone oxidoreductase family protein, translated as MKALVAQELTGPAGLVYTDVEDPAPSDDAVIVDVGASGVCFPDLLLTRGEYQLRLEAPFTPGLEVAGTVRSAPVDSGFTVGQRVSGFTMIGGYAEQVAVAPDSLQPVPDGIDDATAVCLLGNYTTMFFALTRRGALRAGETVLVLGSGGGIGVASIQLAKALGAKVVAMVHRPDAMDFVAGLGADVVLPLTDGWRQAVLDATGGRGVDMVVDPVGGDAFDDAVRVLAPEGRLLVIGFAAGGIPTVKVNRLLLRNISVVGVGWGEFARVTPGAGAEMAAGLAKLVEDGLRPPAPVRYPLSEGGAALQALADGKIHGKLVLEP; from the coding sequence ATGAAAGCGCTTGTAGCACAGGAGCTCACAGGACCGGCCGGGCTGGTCTACACCGATGTCGAGGATCCGGCGCCGAGCGATGACGCGGTCATCGTCGACGTCGGGGCCTCCGGGGTGTGCTTTCCGGACCTGTTGTTGACCCGCGGTGAGTATCAGCTCCGGTTGGAGGCCCCCTTCACGCCCGGTCTCGAGGTGGCCGGCACCGTGCGGTCGGCCCCGGTCGACTCGGGATTCACCGTGGGGCAACGGGTTTCGGGTTTCACTATGATCGGCGGCTACGCCGAACAGGTCGCGGTGGCGCCGGACTCGCTGCAACCGGTACCCGATGGCATCGACGATGCCACCGCGGTCTGCCTGCTCGGCAACTACACCACCATGTTCTTCGCACTGACCCGTCGTGGCGCGCTGCGGGCCGGGGAGACGGTGCTGGTGCTCGGGTCCGGTGGCGGCATCGGTGTGGCCAGCATCCAGCTGGCCAAGGCGCTCGGAGCCAAGGTGGTGGCGATGGTGCACCGCCCCGACGCGATGGACTTCGTGGCCGGACTCGGCGCCGATGTCGTGCTCCCGCTGACCGACGGATGGCGCCAAGCCGTGCTCGATGCCACCGGTGGCCGCGGTGTCGACATGGTCGTCGACCCGGTGGGCGGCGACGCGTTCGATGACGCGGTGCGGGTGCTGGCGCCCGAAGGGCGGCTGCTGGTCATCGGATTCGCCGCGGGCGGCATTCCCACTGTCAAGGTCAACCGATTGTTGCTGCGCAATATCAGCGTCGTCGGCGTCGGGTGGGGCGAGTTCGCCAGGGTCACTCCCGGTGCCGGTGCGGAGATGGCGGCCGGACTCGCCAAGTTGGTCGAGGACGGGTTGCGCCCGCCGGCGCCGGTGCGGTACCCGCTGTCGGAGGGCGGCGCGGCGCTACAGGCGTTGGCGGACGGCAAGATTCACGGCAAGCTGGTCCTGGAACCGTAG
- a CDS encoding MFS transporter — MTTTLSPTDWPGHPRGSREYRRLLAALFCGGVATFAQLYSPQAVLPMIATDLGTGAAHAALLVSAATVGLAVGVIPWAAVADRIGRVQAMTVSITAATFLGLLVPLAPTSDLLLTGRFLEGLMLGGVPAIAIAYLSEEIDPGHAARAAGSYVAGSTIGGLTGRLVTGPVSEFAGWRIGVVTVAVLCALSAMAFVKLAPRARGFQPARIKGLGTRLAENLRSPQQLVLYGQGFLLMGGFVALYNFLGFRLAAAPYNLPQTLVSLVFLAYLAGTWASARAGAEADRFGRKPVLLASIATMIVGTAMTISTELVVMLLGLLIATAGFFGAHAIASGWVGARAGTAKAQASALYNLFYYAGSSALGWLGGVAFDAAGWTAVAGSVIVLAALAGVLAITTLENPRRARPRNAGRKGAATPR, encoded by the coding sequence GTGACCACGACCCTGAGCCCCACCGACTGGCCTGGGCATCCGCGTGGCTCCAGGGAGTACCGACGACTGTTGGCCGCGTTGTTCTGCGGCGGTGTCGCGACATTCGCGCAGTTGTACTCACCGCAGGCCGTACTACCCATGATCGCCACAGACCTGGGCACCGGTGCCGCCCATGCCGCTCTGCTCGTCTCGGCCGCCACGGTGGGTCTGGCCGTCGGTGTCATTCCATGGGCGGCCGTCGCCGACCGCATCGGTCGAGTTCAGGCGATGACGGTATCCATCACGGCGGCAACATTTCTCGGCCTACTCGTCCCACTCGCTCCCACCTCCGACCTCCTGCTCACTGGTCGTTTTCTCGAGGGCCTCATGCTTGGTGGGGTTCCCGCCATCGCCATCGCCTACCTGTCCGAGGAGATCGATCCCGGCCACGCCGCGCGGGCTGCGGGAAGTTACGTGGCGGGGAGCACCATCGGCGGGCTCACCGGCCGACTGGTCACGGGCCCCGTTTCCGAGTTCGCCGGCTGGCGCATCGGCGTCGTCACCGTTGCGGTGCTGTGTGCGCTGTCGGCTATGGCATTCGTGAAGCTCGCCCCGCGGGCACGCGGTTTCCAACCCGCCCGCATCAAGGGACTGGGCACACGCCTGGCCGAAAATCTGCGCTCACCACAACAACTCGTGCTCTACGGCCAGGGATTCCTGCTGATGGGCGGATTCGTCGCGCTCTACAACTTCCTGGGATTTCGGCTGGCGGCCGCACCCTACAACTTGCCCCAGACCCTCGTCAGCCTGGTCTTTCTTGCCTATCTGGCCGGCACCTGGGCCTCTGCGCGCGCCGGCGCCGAGGCGGACCGATTCGGCCGAAAGCCCGTGCTGCTGGCGTCTATCGCCACCATGATCGTCGGCACGGCCATGACCATCAGCACCGAACTCGTCGTGATGTTGCTCGGATTGCTCATCGCCACCGCAGGGTTCTTCGGCGCACACGCCATCGCCTCGGGGTGGGTGGGTGCCCGCGCGGGCACAGCCAAGGCGCAGGCATCAGCGCTCTACAACTTGTTCTACTACGCGGGATCCAGCGCCCTCGGCTGGTTGGGCGGTGTGGCCTTCGACGCCGCCGGTTGGACCGCCGTGGCCGGATCGGTCATCGTCCTCGCGGCGCTGGCCGGGGTGCTCGCCATCACCACACTGGAGAATCCGCGCCGCGCTCGGCCTCGGAACGCGGGCCGAAAAGGCGCCGCTACCCCGCGGTGA